CATAGTTTTAAAGTGTCCAAATCATTAACCAAAATGCAGAAACAGTTTGTGATATATTGAAAACCTCAACATAAAATGTGCTATTCATTTTcttttgcacatcatcatctgctcatttatcactccagtgttaatctgctaaattgtaattattcgctcctacctcctcatgcctttggcacacactgtatatagactttcttttttctactgtgtcattgacttgtttattgtgttattggcttgtttattgtttactccatgtgtaactctgtgttgtcggtgtcacactgctttcctttatcttggccaggtcgcagttgcaaatgagaacttgttctcaactagcctacctggttaaataaaggttaaataaaaaaataaacacatatCTGCCACAATAATCATAGAAGCACCATAAAAACTGCACAAGCACCAGAAACGCTGTTGTTTTGACAAGTAGCAATAAATCACCGATATCGATTAGCAGGGAAATCAGTTGTATGTGCTGTTGAAACTGACACAattaaaaaaacacatggaaatgggagatatattttacctcactggttagaggacaacctgaagaagacagtcagctacattttgAAGTTTACCATTTTGATTCAAGAGGGTGGCAAACATGGTGTTACACAACACGTTTTGTTAAATCTCATAAATAGTACTCTCAATTCAGAGCTGGATTTTCCCCTGAGGCTAAAAATCATGCTAAAGTCAAATAAACAGGGGGCAAACACTTAGGGTTCTATATTGTTAcattcattaaaatactccttctacaatttaaaaaacattccacattgtgacattatttcattgatatcatgaaacaactccttcatgtatgtattttctgatgtttgatcagaAATCTTTTATCGGAGAATCTCTtgtcacattgatcacagctataagatttctctcctgtgtgtgttcgcaAATGTACTATCAGGCTGTTtggctgagtaaaactcttcccacattgatcacagctataaggtttctctcccgtgtgtgttctctggtgtgtcttcagactgccagatgtaacaaaactcttcccacattgaggaCAGTCATATGGCTTCTCTcccgtgtgtgttctctggtgcacTATCAGGCTGCTTGACTgagtgaaactcttcccacaatgATTACAGCTATAacatttctctcctgtgtgtgttctctggtgcacTATCAGGCTGCTTGACTGAATAAAACTCTTaccacattgattacagctaaatggtttctctcctgtgtgtattctttgGTGTGATTTCAGGTTGCTTGGCTGACTAAAActtttcccacattgatcacagccataaggtttctctccagtgtgaattCTCTGATGTATTTTAAGGTCTACTGAAGAGGTGAATCTCTTCCcgcagtcagagcagcagtgaagTTTCTCTCTAGTGTGTATTCTCAGGTGTACTTTCAGTGAATTTGATCTTAagtaactcttcccacagtcagagcagtggtgaggtttcttccctgtgggtctctgctggtgtttcttgatGTGTTCTGATGTGAAGATACTtttctctgcctcgtcagcatgatgaggttgttgaggctccccagaggatccacaatAATCACTTCTCTCTCCTGTGTaaacaacaaagtcagacagatggttaaaggcccacaacagcagaAATCCACTCAATGGTAAACTTCAAAATTTGAGTTAAAAGGTGATGCGCAGAGCCTACCCATGAAGTTGTACAACAATTGACATCTGTTAAATTATTTGACAATTAAGACAGTCAAGCGAGCAAGAATAGTAATATCGATGATTGTAGGCTAGAAATAAGTTATTCAAGTTGTTGAAATCCCAAGCACTGTGCCGGATGACTTCTGGTCTCCAATAtaggcccctttctgtgtttgctaaaATTGCGGCACGAGGGCAAAGCACACGCAATTTGGTTGCAGAAACTCCTCCccgctaatgaggaaaccactagttatggatgtagtatatctgcctggagcaaaaatggtgagcaaagattatagtttttcacaatgtattctgaataTTACAGCGCAAGATCAGGCGTGCTACTCAAGGAAACTCACATTAAGCTCTGGTGTCTATTCACTAATTCACCACCATGGGAGAAAACTCAGGGGAGTTTTCATAGGCTGACAGCAAAAAATAGCATCAATTTCcaggttgcttatgagtgcaCTTCACATTACTTTTGGATTATAAGGCTCGCTTGAATCACCTGCTTAATATGTTTGTGTTATTGTCCCAAATCAACTGCTTTATACTtttaaaaaaacacttcaacTAGAAAAATGCTCTTTGGCTAGCTGTTCCATCAGCCTGACAATGAAGGTTTGTACAAATTGCCAAATtggcccataacttcacctaacaataacatagacctactgtaggacccataacttcacctaacaataacatagacctactgtaggaacCATggcttcacctaacaacaacatagacctaggaCTATAAATAATTAAATATTTCAGGTGAAACATGGAAACGAAAATGTCTTTGTCATGACATTTCATAACCTGATCACCAGATAATTTTGTCAATAatcccactaggctactctgtaatgtgttgtcattcTAAATGTCCTGAATAAGAAAATAGCTGTGTGTCTTGTACAATAGCCTATCCATCAAGGAACAGTTCTCTACACATTATGAGCAAAGTATCTCTGTGTGCAAACAGACTAACGAGACCCTAcagtaaatcaagcagacaataacATTATAAACATCAATTTGTGAGGGATGTTGAATCCAACGTGGAGCACGGCATAACTGTCTTTACCAGAGTAATGAATGAAGAAGcactttggttgttgttgcatgtTGTGATGTTTGTCACTTGACTGGAATTCAGAAAATGATTTCCTGGATCAGCTAATGATAGTTGAACATGTGACTGTAACTTAATAACAGCTACAGTATTAAGAATGAtgtgtaattattgaagaaccgcgTTAATGACAGTATCCATTTGGGTGTTTCTATAAAGTTAAGGTGACTCTCGGTTAGAACCATTGGATTTAGGAAACTCTGAAATTATTTATAATTGctgtgcccatgaaaactgttttcccAGTGTAACATAAGGAGACACTAAATGTGATGTAGTTAGAGTGCATTTCAGAGATctgaatacaaaaaaaaaactgtctggcAGCTAGATCCCGTATTTAAGTTCATCATATGACAAGCTTAAcattatgactataactactgttccctgaacgaAGGAAACTAGGTACAACGTACCATTAAATCCACACCTCGCTGGAAGCCTCGCCTTCCACAGGTGATGAGCGTGAGGTTCAGATTCATTCATTCAATTTAATACCGCTGTTCACCAACCCAGGAAGGGGAGGGGCCAAACAGGTGTTGTATTTTAATGTATGTTTGAGAAGAGTTTAAAACAAAGGTTTCAAAACAATTCATGAATGAAAATAAATTGGCTGAATATTATACAATGACTTACCAACAGCTCTAACAATTTGACCTCCACAGGAAATCTTCACTGGCAATTctagtatatactatatatactagaaacatggttaaactatcattatgacatcatggatggattctagaatacagtgccttgcgaaagtattcggcccccttgaactttgcgaccttttgccacatttcaggcttcaaacataaagatataaaactgtatttttttgtgaagaatcaacaacaagtgggacacaatcatgaagtggaacgacatttattggatatttcaaacttttttaacaaataaaaaacggaaaaattgggcgtgcaaaattattcagcccttttactttcagtgtagcaaactctctccagaagttcagtgaggatctctgaatgatccaatgttgacctaaatgactaatgatgataaatacaatccacctgtgtgtaatcaagtctccgtataaatgcacctgcactgtgatagtctcagaggtccgttaaaagcgcagagagcatcatgaagaacaaggaacacaccaggcaggtccgagaaactgttgtgaagaagtttaaagccggatttggatacaaaaagatttcccaagctttaaacatcccaaggagcactgtgcaagcgataatattgaaatggaaggagtatcagaccactgcaaatctaccaagacctggccgtccctctaaactttcagctcatacaaggagaagactgatcagagatgcagccaagaggcccatgatcactctggatgaactgcagagatctacagctgaggtgggagactctgtccataggacaacaatcagtcgtatattgcacaaatctggcctttatggaggagtggcaagaagaaagacattatttaaagatatccataaaaagtgttgtttaaagtgtgCCACAAGCCacttgggagacacaccaaacatgtggaagaaggtgctctggtcagatgaaaccaaaattgaactttttggcaacaatgcaaaacgttatgtttggcgtaaaagcaacacagctcatcaccctgaacacaccatccccactgtcaaacatgggtggtggcagcatcatggtttgggcctgcttttcttcagcagggacagggaagatggttcaaattgatgggaagatggatggagccaaat
This DNA window, taken from Oncorhynchus tshawytscha isolate Ot180627B linkage group LG10, Otsh_v2.0, whole genome shotgun sequence, encodes the following:
- the LOC112260110 gene encoding zinc finger protein 664-like, translating into MSSPSYSPDKEEAVCWTKKEALVKVEKEEEAVSIQKQVDGEAVSVKEEEQDVRVKEEEDAFRVKEEEDVTVKEEEEEKEDDAVFGVKTEEEMTVTSKKEEEGEEETGHLGPVSQTHLKASNGSNGELSRKMLLRNRSLINTRERSDYCGSSGEPQQPHHADEAEKSIFTSEHIKKHQQRPTGKKPHHCSDCGKSYLRSNSLKVHLRIHTREKLHCCSDCGKRFTSSVDLKIHQRIHTGEKPYGCDQCGKSFSQPSNLKSHQRIHTGEKPFSCNQCGKSFIQSSSLIVHQRTHTGEKCYSCNHCGKSFTQSSSLIVHQRTHTGEKPYDCPQCGKSFVTSGSLKTHQRTHTGEKPYSCDQCGKSFTQPNSLIVHLRTHTGEKSYSCDQCDKRFSDKRFLIKHQKIHT